Proteins from one Salvelinus sp. IW2-2015 linkage group LG32, ASM291031v2, whole genome shotgun sequence genomic window:
- the LOC111957003 gene encoding dol-P-Man:Man(5)GlcNAc(2)-PP-Dol alpha-1,3-mannosyltransferase codes for MAGGVRKKSSPGPRSRVWAPLRTLWQEKHLIVFKAEYTILVASVLWFLEIGINIWVIQKVAYTEIDWKAYMDEVEGVINGTYDYTQLKGGTGPLVYPAGFVYTFTALYYITNHGVNIRLAQYLFAVFYLLTLLLVFRIYHRTKKVPPYVFFFVCCASYRIHSIFVLRLFNDPVAMMMLFGAVNLFLDGRWTLGCGLYSLAVSVKMNVLLFAPGLLFLLLSEFGLMRAIPKLSLCAAIQILLGLPFLMENPIGYMTRAFDLGRHFMFKWTVNWRFLPEWLFLSRYFHLVLLAAHLLALLLFALRRWKRPGESIMELLKEPGKRVIPAQKLTSDQMVLILFTSNFIGMCFSRSLHYQFYVWYFHTLPFLLWSGEVKKLAHLLRVLILGLVELSWNTYPSTTHSSAALHVCHLIMLLSLWFAPGVEEKTKSK; via the exons ATGGCAGGAGGTGTGAGGAAAAAGTCGTCCCCTGGTCCACGGTCTAGAGTGTGGGCGCCACTTCGTACACTATGGCAGGAGAAACATTTGATCGTATTCAAGGCAGAGTACACAATACTAGTCGCCTCTGTTCTGTGGTTCCTGGAGATCGGAATAAACATATGGGTCATCCAAAAAGTAGCAT ACACAGAGATTGACTGGAAGGCGTATATGGATGAGGTAGAGGGAGTCATCAACGGCACCTACGACTACACCCAGCTCAAAGGAGGCACAGGCCCTCTKGT ATACCCAGCAGGATTTGTGTACACCTTCACAGCGCTGTATTACATCACCAACCACGGGGTGAATATTCGCCTGGCCCAGTACCTGTTTGCTGTTTTCTACCTGCTCACCCTGCTGCTCGTCTTCAGGATCTACCACCGCACCAAGAAG gttCCTCCCTACGTATTCTTTTTTGTGTGCTGTGCCTCCTACCGGATCCACTCCATCTTCGTCCTGCGTCTTTTCAACGACCCTGTAGCCATGATGATGTTGTTCGGGGCTGTCAATCTGTTCCTGGACGGCCGCTGGACTCTGGGCTGTGGCCTCTACAG TTTAGCAGTGTCTGTGAAGATGAACGTGCTCCTGTTTGCCCcgggcctcctcttcctcctgctgtcTGAGTTTGGCCTGATGAGGGCCATACccaagctctctctctgtgctgccaTCCAG ATATTGTTGGGCCTACCCTTCCTGATGGAGAATCCCATTGGCTATATGACCCGGGCCTTTGACTTGGGTCGTCAYTTTATGTTCAAGTGGACAGTGAACTGGCGCTTCCTGCCTGAGTGGCTTTTCCTAAGTCGCTACTTCCATCTGGTGCTCCTGGCTGCCCACCTGCTAGCCCTGCTACTGTTTGCCCTGCGCCGCTGGAAGAG gcctggagagagCATCATGGAACTGCTGAAGGAGCCAGGCAAGCGAGTCATCCCTGCCCAGAAACTCACCTCAGATCA GATGGTGCTGATCCTCTTCACGTCTAACTTCATCGGCATGTGCTTCAGCCGCTCGCTGCACTACCAGTTCTACGTCTGGTACTTCCACACCCTGCCTTTCCTTCTCTGGAGCGGAGAAGTCAAGAAGCTGGCTCACCTACTCAG GGTTTTGATCCTCGGCCTGGTGGAGCTGTCGTGGAACACCTACCCTTCTACTACACACAGTTCAGCAGCCCTCCATGTCTGTCATCTCATCATGCTGCTCTCCCTGTGGTTCGCCCCCGGGGTAGAGGAGAAGACCAAGAGCAAGTGA